In the genome of Dermacentor silvarum isolate Dsil-2018 chromosome 1, BIME_Dsil_1.4, whole genome shotgun sequence, one region contains:
- the LOC119440156 gene encoding uncharacterized protein LOC119440156 → MPYTVEGEEIDPEELEDGTWVTPKPMQGSLDPLDLQHKYSKAASKPAEARPEHASTSALHVQATRPPKLPRRRPMPRLPSEHYKIVIRPRHPINLANIGLAAILEAIQSTAKVDPARAEEEDQIRIHPIKNTITVSTPDRTRAEAYRSLEVLKSLRYNMNLPVATYVPAPDDSIRGVVYKAYTDETDHDFQAELMKKNPDIPIVNARRLGSSRHLVITLAGKKLPATIRFRCFTLEVHPFRERPEACFNCRRLGHRTDVCPLPDPGTPKCRRCGGEHPPPPLGEKPTCTPQCVVCHGEHPTGSRSCKLRFAPHQQAREIKVTRPIKITIERKKPEQEQAIKIEIERKKPEQEQARPLP, encoded by the exons ATGCCGTACACCGTAGAAGGCGAGGAAATAGACCCAGAGGAGCTTGAAGACGGCACCTGGGTCACACCAAAACCGATGCAGGGCAGCTTAGACCCCTTAGATCTACAACACAAGTACAGCAAGGCCGCGTCCAAGCCCGCAGAGGCCAGGCCTGAACACGCCAGCACTTCAGCGCTTCACGTGCAAGCTACGCGCCCGCCGAAGCTGCCACGTCGGAGGCCCATGCCGAGGCTGCCAAGCGAACATTACAAAATTGTAATTAGACCCAGACACCCAATCAACCTGGCGAACATAGGCCTCGCTGCAATACTGGAAGCCATCCAAAGCACGGCCAAAGTCGACCCGGCccgagcagaagaagaagaccaaaTAAGAATCCACCCTATTAAAAATACCATTACAGTCAGTACACCCGACAGAACCAGGGCAGAAGCCTACCGCTCGCTGGAAGTCCTGAAGAGCCTGAGGTACAATATGAATTTACCAGTGGCTACCTACGTACCAGCGCCGGACGACTCCATCCGTGGCGTAGTCTACAAGGCCTACACGGATGAAACAGACCATGATTTTCAAGCAGAACTCATGAAGAAAAACCCCGACATCCCCATAGTAAATGCCAGGAGACTGGGTTCATCAAGACACCTGGTCATCACCCTGGCGGGAAAAAAGCTTCCTGCCACGATCCGCTTCAGGTGTTTCACCCTAGAAGTACACCCATTCAGAGAGAGACCCGAGGCCTGTTTCAACTGCAGGAGGCTTGGCCACCGCACAGACGTATGCCCGCTGCCCGACCCTGGAACACCAAAATGCCGAAGATGCGGAGGAGAACATCCACCACCGCCATTAGGAGAAAAGCCGACATGTACACCACAGTGTGTAGTATGCCACGGCGAACATCCCACTGGCAGCCGGAGTTGCAAGCTACGCTTCGCGCCG CACCAACAAGCGCGGGAGATCAAAGTCACCAGGCCAATCAAGATCACGATCGAGAGGAAGAAGCCAGAGCAGGAACAGGCAATCAAGATCGAGATCGAGAGGAAGAAGCCAGAGCAGGAACAGGCAAGACCCCTTCCCTGA